The following are encoded in a window of Bacillus xiapuensis genomic DNA:
- a CDS encoding glutamate synthase subunit beta, with amino-acid sequence MGKATGFIDYPRELPPEREPKKRIGDWKEHNQAWPEEKWRQQGARCMDCGTPFCHTGIQYEGAALGCPLYNLIPEWNDLVYRGRWKEALSRLLKTNNFPEFTGRVCPAPCEGSCTVGIYDPPVAIKGIERMIVDKGFAEGWIVPSPPKKRTGKKAAVVGSGPAGLACADQLNKAGHSVTVFERADRIGGLLMYGIPNMKLEKEIVDRRIRLLQEEGIQFVTNTEVGKDILPEQLRSQYDAVILCTGAQNQRDLNIPGRELQGIHLAMEYLTLNTKSLLDSNLENGEYISAKGKDVIVIGGGDTGADCVATALRHGCRSIVQFGKHPKLPSERSAANPWPQFPQVFSLDYAYQEALEQTGKDPREYSVLTKRFSGDSNGQVQALHTVQMKKIIGEDGRADFQEIPGTEKTWPAQLVLIAVGFRGPEREVMDAFGLDYDNRCRVKASFGKYTTNIPGVFAAGDARRGQSLIVWAINEGRGAARECDRYLMGDTILP; translated from the coding sequence GTGGGGAAAGCAACAGGATTTATAGACTATCCAAGAGAATTGCCGCCGGAGAGGGAACCGAAGAAGCGCATCGGGGACTGGAAGGAGCATAACCAAGCATGGCCGGAAGAAAAATGGCGGCAGCAAGGCGCGCGCTGCATGGATTGCGGAACGCCATTTTGCCACACGGGCATTCAATATGAAGGAGCGGCGCTGGGATGTCCATTGTATAACTTGATTCCGGAGTGGAACGATCTTGTGTACCGGGGCCGCTGGAAGGAGGCCCTGAGCCGGTTATTAAAGACAAATAACTTCCCGGAGTTCACCGGCCGGGTATGCCCCGCTCCTTGCGAGGGCTCCTGTACAGTAGGGATTTACGATCCGCCCGTTGCCATCAAAGGGATCGAGCGGATGATTGTTGATAAAGGATTTGCTGAAGGATGGATCGTTCCATCCCCTCCAAAGAAACGCACAGGAAAAAAAGCAGCGGTCGTTGGGTCAGGGCCGGCCGGGCTAGCTTGCGCGGATCAATTAAACAAAGCGGGACATTCCGTAACTGTCTTTGAGCGAGCAGATCGCATCGGCGGACTGCTGATGTATGGCATTCCGAACATGAAGCTTGAAAAAGAAATCGTTGACCGGCGAATCCGGCTGCTTCAAGAAGAAGGCATTCAATTTGTTACCAATACGGAAGTGGGTAAGGATATTCTTCCAGAGCAGCTGCGCTCGCAATATGATGCAGTTATTCTTTGCACAGGCGCTCAAAACCAGCGGGATTTGAACATCCCTGGGCGAGAGCTGCAAGGCATTCATCTGGCGATGGAGTATTTAACCTTAAATACGAAAAGCCTGCTCGACTCCAATTTGGAAAACGGAGAGTATATTTCGGCGAAAGGAAAGGATGTCATTGTAATTGGCGGCGGGGATACCGGAGCGGATTGCGTCGCCACCGCCCTGCGGCACGGCTGCCGGTCCATCGTTCAGTTCGGCAAGCACCCTAAGCTGCCGTCCGAACGCAGCGCCGCCAATCCTTGGCCGCAGTTCCCGCAGGTTTTTTCTCTTGATTACGCTTATCAGGAAGCGCTGGAGCAAACGGGGAAGGATCCGCGTGAGTACTCCGTTTTAACAAAGCGGTTTTCCGGGGATTCAAACGGCCAAGTTCAAGCTCTTCATACCGTCCAAATGAAGAAAATAATCGGAGAAGACGGGCGCGCGGATTTTCAGGAAATCCCGGGAACAGAAAAAACTTGGCCGGCTCAGCTCGTGCTGATTGCTGTCGGCTTCCGCGGACCGGAGAGAGAGGTGATGGACGCATTCGGACTCGACTATGATAACCGCTGCCGTGTCAAGGCCTCATTCGGCAAATATACCACGAATATCCCTGGTGTATTTGCGGCCGGAGATGCACGCAGAGGCCAAAGCTTAATTGTCTGGGCGATTAATGAAGGGCGCGGGGCTGCGCGCGAATGTGACCGCTATTTAATGGGAGACACCATTTTACCTTAG
- the glnA gene encoding type I glutamate--ammonia ligase, translating to MKSYNKDEIIRLVREENVKFIRLQFTDILGTIKNVEIPSSQLEKALSNKMMFDGSSIEGFVRIEESDMYLYPDLDTFVIFPWTAEKGKVARLICDIYHPNGQPFEGDTRSNLKRVLQEMKELGFTEFNLGPEPEFFLFKLSEKGEPTLELNDQGGYFDLAPTDLGENCRRDIVLELEEMGFEIEASHHEVAPGQHEIDFKYKDAVQACDDIQTFKLVVKTIARKHGLHATFMPKPLFGVNGSGMHCNLSLFKDGQNAFYDESGDLGLSDTARQFIAGIIKHAAGFTAVTNPTVNSYKRLVPGYEAPCYVAWSARNRSPLIRIPASRGMSTRVEVRSVDPAANPYLALAALLSAGLDGIKNQLTPPQPVDQNIYVMSKEERVENGIIDLPATLAEALEQLKADEVISRSLGSHLFEHFVEAKQIEWDMFRTQVHPWEREQYLTQY from the coding sequence ATGAAATCATACAATAAAGATGAAATTATTCGTTTAGTTCGTGAAGAAAATGTGAAATTTATCCGCCTGCAGTTTACCGATATTCTGGGAACGATTAAAAATGTGGAAATTCCATCCTCCCAGCTGGAGAAAGCTTTGAGCAATAAGATGATGTTCGACGGCTCTTCCATTGAAGGCTTTGTCCGCATTGAGGAATCGGATATGTATCTGTATCCGGACTTGGATACTTTTGTTATTTTTCCTTGGACGGCTGAGAAAGGCAAAGTGGCCCGATTGATTTGTGACATCTATCATCCGAATGGCCAGCCGTTTGAAGGGGATACGCGCAGCAATTTAAAACGGGTGTTGCAAGAGATGAAAGAACTGGGGTTCACAGAGTTTAATTTAGGGCCAGAGCCGGAGTTTTTCCTGTTTAAGCTGAGTGAGAAAGGAGAGCCCACTTTAGAGCTGAATGATCAGGGCGGTTATTTTGACCTGGCTCCGACGGATTTAGGCGAGAACTGCCGGCGTGATATTGTGTTGGAATTAGAAGAAATGGGCTTTGAAATTGAAGCTTCTCATCATGAAGTAGCTCCGGGCCAGCATGAAATTGATTTCAAATACAAGGATGCTGTTCAGGCGTGCGATGATATTCAAACATTCAAGCTTGTCGTGAAGACCATCGCACGGAAGCACGGACTGCACGCGACCTTCATGCCAAAGCCGCTGTTTGGTGTGAACGGTTCAGGAATGCATTGCAATCTCTCTTTATTTAAAGATGGCCAAAATGCGTTTTATGACGAAAGCGGCGATCTTGGCTTAAGTGATACAGCCAGACAATTTATCGCTGGGATCATAAAGCATGCTGCCGGTTTTACCGCGGTAACGAACCCGACAGTCAACTCCTATAAACGGCTTGTTCCCGGATATGAAGCTCCTTGCTACGTGGCTTGGTCTGCACGGAACAGAAGTCCATTGATCCGCATACCAGCGTCCAGAGGCATGAGTACGCGGGTGGAAGTTCGCAGCGTCGATCCAGCAGCCAATCCTTATTTAGCCCTAGCCGCACTGCTTTCTGCCGGACTGGACGGTATTAAAAATCAATTAACGCCGCCGCAGCCCGTTGACCAAAATATTTATGTGATGTCAAAAGAAGAGCGGGTGGAGAATGGCATCATCGATTTGCCGGCTACATTGGCCGAAGCGCTTGAGCAATTAAAGGCGGATGAAGTCATTAGCCGCTCTTTAGGAAGCCATCTGTTTGAGCATTTCGTTGAAGCGAAACAGATTGAATGGGATATGTTCAGAACGCAAGTACATCCGTGGGAGCGCGAGCAATATCTTACGCAGTATTAA
- a CDS encoding ammonium transporter gives MDAVYLLNSVWIALGAVLVIFMQGGFILLEAGSTRMKNAGHIAGKTIFTFGLASLVFWAVGYGFIFGEKGNFFVGMTDFFYSGIEEEGSGYSTAAFFMFQLAFAGIALTIAFGGFAERAKLSVYLIFSLLFSALVYPVVAHWIWGGGWLAEHGKQDFAGSTVVHLTGAMAAFAATILLKPRIGKYNGDGTVNPIHGHNQVFTALGVLILWIGWFGFNAGSTLGVADGFFGFVALNTNMAAAAGAVSALMVSWAVQGKADIPTMLNGALAGLVAITASCAFVETWAAVVIGLIAGVAVFYSIKFFERMKVDDPIYALSVHGVAGIWGTLSTGLFAAPELATVGLPGLFYGGGFTQLGVQAMGVAVSGAYAFAVSFIVLRGMKIILKGLRVTEEEELIGLDLSEHGSYGYPEAFTDKDQKIAN, from the coding sequence ATGGATGCCGTGTATTTATTAAACAGTGTATGGATTGCGCTGGGAGCCGTTTTAGTTATATTTATGCAAGGCGGATTTATTTTACTTGAAGCGGGTTCTACGCGGATGAAAAATGCCGGGCATATTGCCGGAAAGACTATATTTACTTTCGGTCTTGCTTCTCTTGTGTTTTGGGCGGTAGGATATGGATTTATTTTCGGTGAAAAAGGGAACTTTTTTGTCGGCATGACCGATTTCTTCTATTCCGGAATAGAAGAGGAGGGCTCCGGCTATTCCACAGCCGCCTTCTTTATGTTCCAGCTAGCCTTTGCTGGAATTGCTTTAACGATTGCCTTTGGAGGATTTGCTGAGCGGGCCAAGCTTTCTGTTTACCTGATTTTCTCTTTACTGTTTTCCGCGCTGGTGTATCCTGTCGTAGCTCATTGGATCTGGGGGGGCGGCTGGCTTGCTGAGCATGGGAAACAAGATTTTGCCGGGTCAACAGTCGTACACCTGACAGGAGCGATGGCAGCTTTTGCAGCAACAATTCTTTTGAAGCCCCGAATCGGCAAGTACAATGGGGACGGCACGGTCAACCCCATTCATGGGCATAACCAAGTATTTACCGCGCTGGGCGTTCTTATTTTATGGATTGGATGGTTTGGGTTCAACGCAGGCAGTACGCTTGGTGTGGCAGATGGCTTTTTTGGATTCGTCGCATTAAATACTAATATGGCGGCAGCGGCCGGTGCTGTGAGTGCGTTAATGGTTTCATGGGCTGTACAGGGCAAAGCGGATATACCAACAATGCTAAACGGAGCATTAGCAGGACTTGTCGCCATTACAGCTTCCTGTGCCTTCGTGGAAACTTGGGCCGCGGTAGTGATCGGATTGATAGCGGGTGTGGCCGTATTCTATAGCATCAAGTTCTTTGAAAGGATGAAAGTCGATGACCCGATCTATGCATTGTCCGTTCATGGAGTGGCTGGCATATGGGGGACGTTGTCGACCGGATTGTTTGCTGCACCGGAATTAGCTACTGTAGGCTTGCCTGGCCTGTTTTACGGAGGCGGATTCACCCAGCTCGGCGTTCAAGCGATGGGCGTTGCGGTATCTGGAGCGTATGCTTTTGCCGTTTCCTTTATCGTGCTGAGGGGAATGAAAATCATCCTGAAGGGCTTGCGGGTGACAGAGGAAGAAGAGTTAATCGGCTTGGATTTGAGCGAGCATGGCAGCTACGGCTATCCGGAAGCGTTCACTGACAAGGATCAAAAAATCGCCAATTAG
- a CDS encoding DUF294 nucleotidyltransferase-like domain-containing protein: MAPEFTSFQALRRWRDEQHQTHQSPADEFDAFHERMMAAALAIALKEMNREYGPPPCRFAWFLTGSAGRRERTADSDQDHGIIYDQATDAAAAYFLAFGDKISRGLDVTGYPYCTGKVMSSNPLWCQSFEGWSLQLDNWIMEESWESIRYLLIFYDARALAGETKQILMLKQQMLGRIRQYPHLLGRLLDNTRYRKKAVGIFGQLLTETAGRHQGCVDLKTAAFFPYVNSIRLLAIKEMITCTSTLSRLKELMQRSSHQQELDHYYKNFRRLLQYRLQKGRFLCVKSLSRSEKSEIKHLLTDGKRLSLYTEKAVTRAMHP, translated from the coding sequence ATGGCACCGGAATTCACTTCGTTTCAAGCGTTGAGAAGGTGGAGAGACGAACAGCATCAAACTCATCAGTCACCGGCTGATGAGTTTGATGCCTTTCATGAAAGAATGATGGCGGCTGCTCTGGCTATTGCACTGAAGGAGATGAATAGGGAATATGGCCCGCCGCCATGCCGCTTTGCTTGGTTTCTGACAGGCAGCGCCGGAAGGAGGGAGAGGACAGCGGATAGCGACCAAGACCACGGGATCATTTATGACCAGGCGACGGATGCTGCAGCGGCGTATTTTCTGGCGTTCGGAGATAAAATCTCAAGAGGGCTGGACGTGACCGGGTATCCTTATTGCACCGGGAAAGTTATGAGCTCTAACCCGCTCTGGTGCCAGTCATTTGAGGGCTGGTCGCTTCAATTAGACAATTGGATCATGGAGGAGAGCTGGGAGTCAATTCGCTATTTGCTAATTTTTTATGATGCGAGAGCACTAGCGGGGGAAACGAAGCAAATTCTAATGCTCAAACAGCAAATGCTGGGCCGCATCCGGCAATATCCGCATCTTCTTGGGCGCCTATTAGATAACACGAGATATAGAAAAAAGGCGGTTGGCATCTTCGGACAGCTGTTAACGGAGACCGCTGGGCGGCATCAGGGGTGCGTGGACTTGAAAACGGCGGCTTTTTTTCCTTACGTGAATTCTATCCGGCTGCTGGCAATTAAAGAAATGATCACGTGCACCTCCACCTTGTCCCGGCTAAAGGAGCTTATGCAGAGGTCTTCGCATCAACAAGAGCTTGATCACTATTATAAGAATTTCAGGAGACTGCTGCAGTATCGTTTGCAAAAGGGGCGCTTTCTTTGTGTAAAGAGTTTAAGCCGCAGCGAAAAATCAGAAATAAAACATCTCCTTACAGATGGCAAAAGGCTGAGCCTCTATACCGAAAAGGCTGTGACAAGGGCGATGCATCCATGA
- a CDS encoding exonuclease domain-containing protein, which produces MKFEPIIRWMRQLNGRSNSALYAPLLKNHNSQHLAFIRHLEKEIKAEKSLFTPLRELDVTVLDLETSGFSPEEGDRILSIGAVKVSGGRILHDQTFYSLVHYDGRLSPRVQRLTGITEEQLKNAPPLLEVLMQFYRFANGKNLVAHHAGHEKKFLQHANRSLLNISFHHRIIDTVWLVKTTETNLSSIRLEDCCSKLGIDTANRHHALADAMMTAHLWRSCIMKLSENGCHHLYDVYERIGRKQERG; this is translated from the coding sequence ATGAAATTCGAGCCGATTATCCGCTGGATGCGGCAATTAAACGGGCGTTCCAATTCAGCTCTTTATGCCCCGCTGCTTAAGAATCATAACTCGCAGCATCTGGCTTTTATCAGGCATTTAGAGAAAGAAATAAAAGCGGAGAAGAGTTTATTCACTCCGCTCCGAGAATTGGATGTTACGGTGCTGGACTTGGAAACTAGCGGTTTTTCTCCTGAAGAAGGAGACCGGATTCTGTCCATCGGAGCGGTGAAAGTGAGCGGCGGGAGGATTCTTCATGATCAGACCTTTTATTCGCTTGTCCATTATGATGGCCGGCTTTCGCCGCGGGTGCAGCGCTTAACCGGAATTACGGAAGAACAGCTGAAGAATGCCCCGCCTTTATTAGAGGTGCTGATGCAATTTTACCGGTTCGCTAATGGTAAGAATTTGGTCGCTCATCATGCTGGGCATGAGAAGAAGTTTCTGCAGCACGCGAACAGGAGCCTTTTGAACATTTCGTTTCATCATCGCATCATAGATACCGTTTGGTTAGTGAAGACGACGGAAACCAATCTATCATCCATTCGCTTGGAGGATTGCTGTTCTAAGCTAGGGATTGATACGGCCAATCGCCATCATGCATTAGCGGATGCTATGATGACAGCTCATCTGTGGAGGAGCTGCATCATGAAGCTGTCCGAAAACGGCTGTCATCATTTGTACGATGTATACGAGCGGATTGGGAGAAAGCAAGAACGCGGTTGA
- a CDS encoding YjcZ family sporulation protein translates to MGYQGGYGAGFALIVVLFILLIIIGASYVSYY, encoded by the coding sequence ATGGGCTACCAAGGAGGCTACGGCGCTGGCTTTGCGCTGATTGTTGTCTTGTTTATCTTGTTGATTATCATCGGTGCATCTTATGTAAGCTATTACTAG
- a CDS encoding DUF2524 family protein yields MATRQSVEECLQLCGDALELAKEQYRGASAQEHDNDFAFNQSQLKVEQALKDLEKMTQSANAQQREQLHRMRLQLQQQQNQMILLDH; encoded by the coding sequence ATGGCTACGAGACAATCTGTTGAGGAATGCCTGCAGTTATGCGGAGACGCCCTTGAACTGGCAAAAGAACAGTATCGGGGAGCTTCCGCACAGGAGCATGATAATGACTTTGCCTTTAATCAGTCTCAATTAAAAGTTGAACAGGCCCTAAAAGATCTCGAAAAGATGACACAAAGTGCAAATGCCCAGCAAAGGGAACAGCTGCATCGCATGAGACTGCAATTGCAGCAGCAGCAAAATCAAATGATCTTATTGGATCATTAG
- a CDS encoding small, acid-soluble spore protein L yields MGKNKNKGNAAISGVTPQGYAGGGKGDTSPKSQLEEAAKHSHTKR; encoded by the coding sequence ATGGGAAAGAATAAGAATAAAGGCAATGCAGCGATTAGCGGTGTGACTCCTCAAGGATATGCCGGAGGAGGAAAGGGAGATACAAGCCCGAAATCCCAGCTTGAAGAGGCGGCCAAGCATAGCCACACGAAAAGATGA
- a CDS encoding ABC transporter permease, translating to MRNSLKVAKWEIKKNIKNKSFLISLFLTPLMFILFSTLPSLFDNFKSEPKPVNVYISDELHIWNDIQKTAKALDWKIKKTTKSETEMLKHLNEAENTVYIPLTKTSLAQGIIPIYQSEDMSDDFMEKVNVLKQPLRQFQIEQMGLTAEQMKLISQGIHFKAMSATEANHPTESKQESSIAPLKRIVPGLAAGIIFFSIVLTGMMIFQSASQEKKEKVAEIILSSLTPADLMQGKIIGYFVLGLTQVLVWLSFAIPLIIWKIDIPVLEYLFVPEFLLFLLIAIAGYLLFAAIFVGLGATVEDMTTAGNFQSLVFMLPFLPFVLISPIMSDPDGIVAQVSSFIPFTSPSVLLIRLSILDEWPWIEIIISLIILLASIWLFMKLAGKIFKVGILMYGKNATPKEIWKWMRAH from the coding sequence ATGCGCAATAGTCTTAAAGTAGCCAAGTGGGAAATAAAAAAGAATATCAAGAACAAATCCTTTCTCATCTCGCTGTTTTTAACTCCGCTCATGTTCATTCTATTCAGCACATTGCCGTCATTATTTGATAACTTTAAGAGCGAGCCGAAACCTGTCAATGTCTACATTTCGGATGAGTTGCATATTTGGAATGATATTCAAAAGACGGCGAAAGCCCTCGACTGGAAGATTAAGAAAACAACAAAGAGTGAAACAGAGATGTTGAAACACTTGAATGAGGCGGAAAATACGGTTTATATTCCCTTGACGAAAACCTCTTTAGCGCAAGGAATCATTCCTATTTATCAAAGTGAGGATATGAGCGATGATTTTATGGAAAAAGTCAATGTTTTAAAACAGCCATTGCGGCAGTTTCAAATAGAGCAGATGGGATTAACCGCTGAACAAATGAAGCTGATCTCGCAAGGCATTCACTTTAAAGCCATGTCAGCAACTGAAGCCAATCACCCTACTGAATCGAAGCAAGAAAGCAGCATCGCTCCACTCAAACGGATCGTTCCCGGGCTGGCTGCCGGCATCATTTTCTTTTCCATCGTTTTGACAGGAATGATGATTTTTCAAAGCGCGTCACAGGAAAAGAAAGAAAAAGTAGCCGAAATCATCCTCTCCTCCCTGACACCAGCAGATTTAATGCAAGGGAAGATTATCGGTTATTTTGTTCTCGGTCTCACACAGGTTCTCGTATGGCTGAGCTTTGCCATTCCACTGATCATTTGGAAAATCGATATTCCTGTTCTCGAGTACTTATTCGTTCCCGAGTTCTTGCTCTTTCTGCTGATCGCTATTGCCGGTTATCTGCTGTTTGCTGCTATTTTCGTTGGTCTTGGAGCAACAGTGGAAGACATGACCACAGCCGGCAACTTTCAAAGTTTAGTCTTTATGCTGCCGTTCCTGCCATTCGTCTTAATCAGCCCGATTATGAGTGACCCTGACGGAATAGTTGCGCAAGTCAGCTCCTTTATTCCGTTTACTTCACCAAGTGTGCTGCTCATTCGTCTATCTATTCTTGATGAATGGCCTTGGATAGAAATTATTATCTCGCTCATCATTCTGCTGGCAAGCATCTGGCTTTTCATGAAGCTGGCAGGAAAGATTTTTAAAGTAGGCATTTTAATGTATGGCAAAAACGCTACGCCAAAAGAAATTTGGAAGTGGATGCGTGCGCATTAA
- a CDS encoding ABC transporter ATP-binding protein: protein MKSLPKEPVLSVRKLGKSFKDKRIIDNVSLEVHKGEILAVLGPNGAGKSTTIRCIMGILYPDEGSVTFHHHSSQEIPRHKIGYLPEERGLYKNVKIMDVLLYLADLKNYPAKKARQRALDYLKKFGLEGKENAVIEELSKGMGQKVQFIASIIHEPELLILDEPFSGLDPVSQELFKKEIRMLAERGTSILLSSHQMNVVEELCDRLFMIHRGQKVLYGTMDEVKAEYANFKCSIRGHNTRDLLEQLPDVQRIDQENDLSVIYLKPDVQMPHWIKCLPDHLDIQELSIDRISLHEIFIDIAADKHLLKNGADSHAQ from the coding sequence ATGAAGTCATTGCCGAAAGAACCGGTATTATCCGTCCGTAAATTAGGAAAATCCTTCAAAGACAAACGCATCATCGACAATGTTTCTTTAGAAGTTCATAAAGGCGAAATCCTGGCAGTGCTCGGGCCTAATGGCGCCGGAAAATCTACAACCATCCGCTGCATAATGGGCATTCTATATCCCGATGAAGGCTCGGTCACCTTTCATCATCATTCTTCTCAAGAAATCCCCCGTCACAAAATCGGCTACTTGCCAGAAGAACGCGGGCTATATAAAAATGTGAAGATCATGGATGTCTTGCTTTACTTAGCCGATTTGAAGAACTACCCTGCCAAAAAAGCGAGACAACGAGCTTTAGATTATTTGAAAAAATTCGGCCTGGAAGGGAAGGAAAACGCAGTCATCGAAGAACTGTCAAAAGGAATGGGGCAGAAAGTACAGTTCATCGCTTCCATTATTCACGAGCCTGAGCTGTTAATTTTAGATGAGCCGTTTTCCGGATTGGATCCTGTCAGCCAAGAACTGTTTAAAAAAGAAATCCGGATGCTCGCCGAGAGAGGAACTTCCATTCTGCTTTCCTCTCATCAAATGAATGTAGTAGAAGAATTATGCGACCGTCTTTTTATGATTCATCGCGGGCAAAAAGTCCTCTACGGAACAATGGATGAAGTGAAAGCGGAATACGCCAATTTCAAGTGCAGCATTCGCGGACATAACACTCGGGACTTGCTGGAACAATTACCGGATGTGCAGCGCATTGATCAAGAGAATGATCTATCTGTCATATATTTAAAGCCGGATGTCCAGATGCCTCACTGGATCAAATGTCTACCAGACCATCTCGATATACAGGAGCTTTCCATCGACCGCATCTCCTTGCATGAAATCTTTATTGACATCGCCGCCGATAAACATCTATTAAAGAATGGAGCTGATTCCCATGCGCAATAG
- the qoxD gene encoding cytochrome aa3 quinol oxidase subunit IV has translation MKQLFPRHHVMGFVFSLVLSLVALAVLYFDMSFTAGMTILLITAIAQASVQLLLFMHIGETSDRATLYTNIAYALFVGVVTIIGTLFTMIWGYM, from the coding sequence ATGAAACAACTATTCCCAAGACATCATGTGATGGGATTCGTTTTCTCACTAGTCCTTTCACTCGTTGCTCTAGCTGTTCTTTACTTTGACATGTCCTTTACTGCTGGCATGACGATCTTATTAATTACCGCAATTGCACAGGCCAGCGTTCAATTGCTGCTGTTCATGCATATCGGTGAAACTTCGGATCGTGCAACCCTCTATACAAATATCGCCTACGCGCTGTTTGTTGGTGTTGTCACTATTATAGGAACGCTGTTTACAATGATTTGGGGGTATATGTAA
- the qoxC gene encoding cytochrome aa3 quinol oxidase subunit III, translating into MKVDNSLPLEYSTEENRLKIVGFWIFLGAEIALFSTLFAVYFTLANRTGNGPTGQQIFELPPVMLETILLLTSSFTIGLGINAMRLGAKKAMMTFFIITLILGLAFLGVEIFEFVTYVNEGATIQTSAFLSSLFTLLGTHGLHVTFGLLWGIAILMQVKKHGLTPETANKSFIFSLYWHFLDVVWIFIFSFVYLKGMM; encoded by the coding sequence ATGAAAGTGGATAACTCGCTGCCTCTTGAATACAGCACAGAGGAAAACAGATTAAAAATAGTAGGGTTTTGGATCTTTTTAGGGGCAGAAATTGCCCTCTTCTCCACCCTCTTTGCCGTGTACTTCACATTGGCAAACCGGACGGGGAACGGTCCTACAGGCCAGCAGATTTTTGAACTGCCTCCTGTCATGCTGGAAACGATCTTGTTATTAACAAGCAGCTTCACTATAGGACTTGGCATTAACGCGATGCGCCTTGGTGCAAAAAAAGCGATGATGACATTCTTTATTATCACTCTTATTCTAGGCTTAGCCTTTTTAGGAGTGGAAATCTTCGAGTTTGTCACCTACGTTAATGAAGGTGCAACGATACAAACCAGCGCCTTCCTATCCAGCTTATTTACGCTGCTGGGTACTCACGGCCTTCACGTAACTTTCGGCCTTCTGTGGGGAATTGCCATTTTAATGCAAGTGAAAAAGCACGGTCTTACACCTGAAACAGCGAATAAATCGTTTATCTTTTCACTGTACTGGCATTTCCTTGATGTCGTATGGATCTTTATCTTCAGCTTCGTTTATTTGAAAGGAATGATGTAA